A region from the Lysobacter sp. BMK333-48F3 genome encodes:
- a CDS encoding S8 family serine peptidase: MTGTTVRRSLHRSALAVATAGALFLSLPAAAGQADLSGLSSGERYDRFIVKYQDGAAERRDPAARQRGLDAAAGSVGASIGRGVKLRHQRRMALDYDVVGSDLALDSVQAAALLRRLAADPQVESVQVDARMQAFATPNDPLYPQQWHYHHAVGGLRLPGAWDHANGNGVVVAVIDSGSISHGDLSGNLVGGYDFITSTSTGAGGSGDGNGRDPDPTDVSNVQHGNHVAGTVAAVSNNGNGVAGVAYGAKVQPLRVLGNGGYGSLSDIADAIVWASGGAVPGVPANPTPAKVINLSLGGSGVCDAVYQNAINGAVSRGTTVVIAAGNSNGNVSGFRPANCANVVAVASTDIGGNRAVYSNYGAGIDVSAPGGETAVASEGVLSTVGGGGYAWYQGTSMAAPHVAGVAALILSRANKTPAEIEAILKNTARPLPGSCSGGCGTGIVDAAAAVGSTLPPPTFPGPTACGRLLPGQGINNNTSLASCDGRFSLAMQSDGNLVIYTQGGQALWSSITAGYGPSSAILQTDGNFVIYNSTRATWSSNTHGLASAQLLMQNDGNVVIYTAAGVPLWHTGTGGH, from the coding sequence ATGACCGGCACCACCGTCCGTCGTTCCCTGCACCGCAGCGCCCTCGCCGTCGCCACCGCCGGCGCCTTGTTCCTCAGTCTGCCCGCCGCCGCCGGCCAGGCCGACCTCAGCGGCCTTTCCTCCGGCGAGCGTTACGACCGCTTCATCGTCAAGTACCAGGACGGCGCCGCCGAGCGCCGCGACCCGGCCGCGCGCCAGCGCGGGCTCGACGCCGCCGCCGGATCGGTCGGCGCCAGCATCGGCCGCGGCGTGAAACTGCGTCATCAACGGCGGATGGCCCTGGACTACGACGTGGTCGGCAGCGACCTCGCCCTCGACAGCGTCCAGGCCGCCGCCCTGCTGCGCCGCCTGGCCGCCGACCCGCAGGTCGAATCGGTCCAGGTCGATGCGCGCATGCAGGCCTTCGCCACCCCGAACGACCCGCTCTACCCGCAGCAATGGCACTACCACCACGCCGTCGGCGGCCTGCGCCTGCCCGGCGCCTGGGACCACGCCAACGGCAACGGCGTGGTGGTGGCGGTGATCGACAGCGGCTCGATCAGCCATGGCGACCTCAGCGGCAACCTGGTCGGCGGCTACGACTTCATCACCTCCACCAGCACCGGCGCCGGCGGCTCCGGCGACGGCAACGGCCGCGATCCGGATCCGACCGACGTCTCCAACGTCCAGCACGGCAACCACGTCGCCGGTACCGTCGCGGCGGTCAGCAACAACGGCAACGGCGTCGCCGGCGTCGCCTACGGCGCCAAGGTGCAGCCGCTGCGGGTGCTCGGCAACGGCGGCTACGGCAGCCTGTCGGACATCGCCGACGCCATCGTCTGGGCCTCCGGCGGCGCGGTTCCGGGCGTGCCGGCCAACCCGACCCCGGCCAAGGTCATCAACCTCAGCCTGGGCGGCAGCGGCGTCTGCGACGCGGTCTATCAGAACGCGATCAACGGCGCGGTGTCGCGCGGCACCACGGTGGTGATCGCCGCCGGCAACAGCAACGGCAACGTGTCCGGCTTCCGTCCGGCCAACTGCGCCAACGTGGTCGCGGTCGCCTCCACCGACATCGGCGGCAATCGCGCGGTCTATTCGAACTACGGAGCCGGCATCGACGTCTCCGCGCCCGGCGGCGAGACCGCGGTCGCCAGCGAAGGCGTGCTGTCCACCGTCGGCGGCGGCGGTTACGCCTGGTACCAGGGCACCTCGATGGCCGCGCCGCACGTGGCCGGCGTCGCCGCGCTGATCCTCAGCCGCGCAAACAAGACCCCGGCCGAGATCGAGGCCATCCTCAAGAACACCGCCCGCCCCCTGCCCGGCTCCTGCAGCGGCGGTTGCGGCACCGGCATCGTCGACGCCGCCGCCGCGGTCGGCTCCACCCTGCCGCCGCCGACCTTCCCCGGTCCGACCGCCTGCGGCCGCCTGCTGCCCGGCCAGGGCATCAACAACAACACCTCGCTGGCCTCCTGCGACGGCCGCTTCAGCCTGGCCATGCAGAGCGACGGCAACCTGGTGATCTATACCCAGGGCGGCCAGGCCCTGTGGTCCTCGATCACCGCCGGCTACGGCCCGAGTTCGGCGATCCTGCAGACCGACGGCAACTTCGTCATCTACAACAGCACCCGCGCGACCTGGAGCAGCAACACCCACGGCCTGGCTTCGGCCCAGTTGCTGATGCAGAACGACGGCAACGTGGTGATCTACACCGCGGCCGGCGTGCCGCTGTGGCATACCGGCACCGGCGGCCACTAA
- a CDS encoding M4 family metallopeptidase: MNRYVSPSLHALSFALSLALVSGAAGAAQRVDLHSKDVAKLNQQYRAAVAKSGAAAKANVRHAELIALDADSSLVQLKSSQDGNGARNYRYQQTFRGVPVFGEHVVVSEDAQGNVRTLFGRSVEGLAAELPATAPKLSSAQALSVAKSAVLGKRASALQTRNESSRQMIYIDDNGRAHMAYVVNYFADAAKGGEPTRPFVVVDANSGKVLKQWEGLNHALIGTGPGGNQKTGQYEYGTNYGYNDVAQSGSTCTMNNTNVKTVNLNHGTSGSTAFSYTCPRNTVKTINGAYSPLNDAHYFGKVVFDMYNSYVGLPPLTFQLTMRVHYSNSYENAFWDGSAMTFGDGATRFYPLVSLDVSAHEVSHGFTEQQSGLIYSGQSGGINEAFSDIAGEAAEFFMKGSNDYLVGAQIFKATGALRYMDDPTRDGRSIGHASNYTSGMDVHYSSGVYNRAFYLLSKKAGWDTPKAFKAFAKANKDYWTPSTDFNNGACGVEKAATDLGYTVADVSDAFLTVGVDCPGGPGPGPGTTYTNGTDYAINDNATVDSPITVSGRTGNAPTNASVSVNIIHTYRGDLKVDLVAPDGSLYNITNRSGGSADNVTGTYTFNLSSEPLNGTWKLRVNDNANLDTGRIDTWSITF, from the coding sequence GTGAATCGCTACGTATCGCCGAGCCTGCATGCCCTGTCCTTCGCCCTGTCGCTCGCTCTCGTCTCCGGCGCCGCCGGCGCGGCCCAGCGCGTGGACCTGCACAGCAAGGACGTCGCCAAGCTCAACCAGCAGTACCGTGCCGCCGTCGCCAAGTCCGGCGCCGCCGCCAAAGCCAACGTGCGCCACGCCGAACTGATCGCGCTCGACGCCGACTCCTCGCTGGTCCAGCTCAAGAGCAGCCAGGACGGCAACGGCGCGCGCAACTACCGCTATCAGCAGACCTTCCGCGGCGTGCCGGTGTTCGGCGAGCACGTGGTGGTCAGCGAAGACGCCCAGGGCAACGTGCGCACCCTGTTCGGCCGCTCGGTCGAAGGCCTGGCCGCCGAACTGCCGGCCACCGCGCCGAAGCTGAGCTCGGCCCAGGCGCTGAGCGTGGCCAAGAGCGCCGTGCTGGGCAAGCGCGCCTCGGCGCTGCAGACCCGCAACGAAAGCAGCCGTCAGATGATCTACATCGACGACAACGGCCGCGCCCACATGGCCTACGTGGTCAACTACTTCGCCGACGCCGCCAAGGGCGGCGAGCCGACCCGTCCGTTCGTCGTCGTCGACGCCAACAGCGGCAAGGTTCTCAAGCAGTGGGAAGGCCTGAACCACGCCCTGATCGGCACCGGCCCGGGCGGCAACCAGAAGACCGGCCAGTACGAATACGGCACCAACTACGGCTACAACGATGTCGCGCAGAGTGGCAGCACCTGCACGATGAACAACACCAACGTGAAGACCGTGAACCTCAATCACGGCACCAGCGGCAGCACGGCGTTCTCGTACACCTGCCCGCGCAACACGGTCAAGACCATCAACGGCGCCTACTCGCCGCTGAACGACGCGCATTACTTCGGCAAGGTCGTGTTCGACATGTACAACAGCTACGTCGGCCTGCCGCCGCTGACGTTCCAGCTGACCATGCGCGTGCACTACAGCAACAGCTACGAGAACGCGTTCTGGGACGGCTCGGCGATGACCTTCGGCGACGGCGCCACGCGCTTCTACCCGCTGGTCAGCCTGGACGTGTCGGCGCACGAAGTCTCGCACGGCTTCACCGAGCAGCAGTCGGGCCTGATCTACTCCGGCCAGTCGGGCGGCATCAACGAAGCCTTCTCCGACATCGCCGGCGAAGCGGCCGAGTTCTTCATGAAGGGCAGCAACGACTACCTGGTCGGCGCGCAGATCTTCAAGGCCACCGGCGCGCTGCGCTACATGGACGACCCGACCCGCGACGGCCGTTCGATCGGCCACGCCAGCAACTACACCAGCGGCATGGACGTGCATTACTCGTCCGGCGTGTACAACCGCGCGTTCTACCTGCTGTCGAAGAAGGCCGGCTGGGATACGCCGAAGGCGTTCAAGGCCTTCGCCAAGGCGAACAAGGACTACTGGACCCCGAGCACCGACTTCAACAACGGCGCCTGCGGCGTCGAGAAGGCGGCCACCGACCTGGGCTACACCGTGGCCGACGTCTCCGACGCGTTCCTGACCGTCGGCGTCGACTGCCCCGGCGGCCCGGGCCCGGGTCCGGGCACCACGTACACCAACGGCACCGACTACGCGATCAACGACAACGCCACCGTCGACAGCCCGATCACGGTCTCCGGCCGTACCGGCAACGCGCCGACCAACGCCTCGGTCTCGGTGAACATCATCCACACCTACCGCGGCGACCTGAAGGTCGACCTGGTGGCGCCGGACGGTTCGCTGTACAACATCACCAACCGCAGCGGCGGCAGCGCCGACAACGTCACCGGCACCTACACGTTCAACCTCTCCAGCGAACCGCTCAACGGCACCTGGAAGCTGCGCGTGAACGACAACGCCAACCTCGACACCGGCCGCATCGATACGTGGAGCATCACGTTCTGA
- a CDS encoding DUF1428 domain-containing protein produces MSYVDGYVLPVPKANVAAYRKLARKAGKIWMEHGALQYVETIADDVKPGKTTSFPQSVKLKPDETVAFSWIVFKSRKHRDKVNALVMKDPRLDGMAPEAMPFDMKRMIFGGFKPIVRF; encoded by the coding sequence ATGAGCTACGTCGATGGTTATGTCCTGCCGGTGCCGAAGGCCAATGTCGCGGCCTACCGCAAGCTGGCGCGCAAGGCCGGCAAGATCTGGATGGAGCATGGCGCGTTGCAGTACGTCGAAACGATCGCCGACGACGTCAAGCCGGGAAAAACCACCTCGTTTCCGCAGAGCGTGAAGCTCAAGCCGGACGAGACGGTGGCGTTCTCATGGATCGTGTTCAAGTCGCGCAAGCATCGCGACAAGGTCAATGCGCTGGTGATGAAGGATCCGCGCCTGGACGGGATGGCGCCGGAGGCGATGCCGTTCGACATGAAACGGATGATTTTCGGCGGGTTCAAGCCGATCGTTCGGTTCTGA
- a CDS encoding YceI family protein, with product MNQLALCLATPFVFAAGAATAAPTTYEIDPSHTYPSFEADHMGVSVWRGKFNKSKGSVVLDKQAGTGTVEIVVDTASIDFGHDGMNEHANKPDLFDTAKFPTAIYKGKLAGFENGAPTKAVGELTLRGVTRPVELKINKFKCMPHPRLKRELCGADASAQFQRDQFGMDAGKDWGFDMGVTLRIQVEAVAKADAKAEAKTSE from the coding sequence ATGAACCAGCTCGCGCTTTGCCTTGCGACCCCGTTCGTCTTCGCCGCCGGCGCCGCGACGGCCGCGCCGACGACCTACGAGATCGATCCCAGCCATACCTATCCGAGCTTCGAAGCCGACCACATGGGCGTGTCGGTGTGGCGCGGCAAGTTCAACAAGTCCAAGGGCAGCGTGGTGCTGGACAAGCAGGCCGGTACCGGCACGGTCGAGATCGTGGTCGACACCGCCAGCATCGACTTCGGCCACGACGGAATGAACGAGCACGCCAACAAGCCGGACCTGTTCGATACCGCCAAGTTCCCGACCGCGATCTACAAGGGCAAGCTGGCCGGCTTCGAGAACGGCGCGCCGACCAAGGCGGTCGGCGAGTTGACCCTGCGCGGGGTGACCAGGCCTGTGGAACTGAAGATCAACAAGTTCAAGTGCATGCCGCATCCGAGGCTCAAGCGCGAGCTGTGCGGCGCCGACGCCAGCGCGCAGTTCCAGCGCGACCAGTTCGGCATGGATGCGGGCAAGGACTGGGGCTTCGACATGGGCGTGACCCTGCGCATTCAGGTCGAGGCGGTGGCTAAAGCCGATGCGAAGGCCGAGGCGAAAACCAGCGAATGA